GGCGCCACAGCGGTCTCGGCGCTGGACGGCGTGACGCTCGAGGTGCGGCGGGGCGAGTTCCTCGCGGTGATGGGGCCGTCCGGGTCGGGCAAGTCGACGCTGCTGAACATACTGGCCGGCCTCGAGCGCCCGACCGGCGGGAACGTCTTCGTCGACGGGGTGGATCTCTCGGCCATGGACGAGGTGACTCTCGCACGCTACCGGCGCGAGAAGGTCGGGATGATCTTCCAGGCCTTCAACCTGCTTCCCCGCTACCGCGTCGTCGAGAACGTCGCCCTTCCGCTGGTGTTCGCGGGTATCCCGCGCGAACAGCGCCTCGAACGCGCGCGCGCGGTACTCGATCGTCTCGGCATGGGGCCGCGCGCGGATCATCGCC
This genomic window from Candidatus Limnocylindria bacterium contains:
- a CDS encoding ABC transporter ATP-binding protein, translating into MASTDGVIVRATDVARVYPTGATAVSALDGVTLEVRRGEFLAVMGPSGSGKSTLLNILAGLERPTGGNVFVDGVDLSAMDEVTLARYRREKVGMIFQAFNLLPRYRVVENVALPLVFAGIPREQRLERARAVLDRLGMGPRADHRPSQLSGGEMQRTAIARALVTEPSLLLADEPTGNLDSANGEALLAVLEELHARGQTVVLVTHDAGIASHAQRVVRMRDGRIVN